From the Polaribacter tangerinus genome, the window ACAAAAGCATCTATTAAAAAAGGAATTGAAAAAAATAAAAGAACTTCTCTTAAAAAAGCCCTTAGAAAAAAACCGAGGTTAGATTAAAAACGCATGGTTGCACTTAACATTATATACCTTGGAATAATACGAGTTTTACTACTATAACTTTGAAAATCATTTATTTGTAAAATATCGAATGTACTTTGGTTGGCTAAATTTATAAATTGAAGTTTGTAATTGAACTTTCCTTTAACTGGGTTATAATTTAAACTTCCATTTATAAAGTTTTGAAAATTATTATTTAAATTAAAACTATTTGCTGTTGCAGACGCTAACCAATTTTCGTTGATTTTATATGTGGCGGTTATATTCGCAAAATAATTGTTTACAGAAGATTGTCTGTTTTGAAAAAATGTCCAATCTCGCTGGTATTTTAAATAAAATTGAAAATTAATTGGTTTTTTAAAATATGTTGTTCCAGAAATTCTAGAAACATAACTATAGCTTATCAATTTTTCTAATTTGCTATTATTAACAAGTAAAAAATTAGAAAAAGCTGTAAAGTTATTTTTTAGTTTTAAGCTTGTGTTAAGTTTTGTAAAATACTGTGTTGTTTCATTTTGTAAAAAAAATAAAGTTATTGATAGAGGAATTGGTATTAATTATAGAATTTGACCCTAAACTTTTATCAAATATTGAAAGAGAACTTATGGTAAATGTAAGAAAACCTTTATCTAATTTTTGAATGTTATGAGAAAAACCCAAAGTATTAATATTAGCAACTTCTAATTGCCTTATTTGCTCATTTAAAGTTCTATAATCTTTTAAAACGAAACCATTAAAAAAGTAATTTAGATTTAGTAAATCGTATTTATAATTATAACTAAAATTAAAGCTACCTAATTTACCTAATCTAAAATTATAATTTATTTTAACATTTGGAAACACATATCTATTAATTACAGTATCCGCATCATTAATAGTTTTATAAATAGTTGTAGCTTCTAACTTTATTTTTTTATAGTTGTTAAAATTATGCTCAAAATTAAGTTGTAATCCAATATTAAAAATATTCTGTTTTACATTATTTGTAATTAAGTTAGTATTATTTTGGGTGTTTTTAATATGGTTATTAAAAAAGTAATTTTCTTTTTCGATTAACGTATTTAAACTATATATTTGTTTACTTTTTTTAAAACTGACTTTACTTTTCCATCCTAAAAAGTTATTATTTTTATTTAAGGTTTGATGTATTGGCTGGCCATTATCAAAATTAAATCTAGATGCTGTTGTAAAGTATGTTTCATTTAAATTAGAAGTTGTTTGGTATAAATAGTTTTCTAAAATAAAATATTTTGATGGACGATATGTTGCTCTAAAATGATTGAAAACATATAGTTTTTCGTTGTTATTTTTATTTTTAAATAGTGTATTAAAATTATTATCTGTCGATAAATTTTCTAACCAATTATTTTTTTGTTTTTTAATTTCATTTTCAAAAGTTAGGTACCAATTTCCTTCATTATAAAACTTAACTTCCATATTAGTTGTAAAATCTTTTAATGTATTTGCACCTAATATATTTTCTTGAATTAAAACAGGGTTCTCTTTAATATTAAATAAACTACTACTATTTTTTTCAAAATCAATATCATCTTTATTATAAAATGTTAAAAACCTTAAAGTTGTTGATGGTGACAATTTTTTAGACAATGTTAAAGAGTTACTATTGGATTTGTTTAGTACAGCTTCCTCATCATTTAAAAAACCTTTTTTTGTAGAAAAATTTTTATTTGTTTCAATATTAATTAAAGGGCTTTTATTTTCATCTATATGCAATGAAATTTCATCACTAGTTACATTGGTGTTTGTTAAGTTACTTAAGTAACCATTGTTGTTTAACTTGCTCAGTTGTAAAAGTTTAATCTGCTTTTTTAAAAACCCAATATTTACAGTAGTGTTGTATCTTTTACTTGTTCCTGCACCAGCTTTTACAGTACCAAACAAGATGTTTTTTTTGTTGTCTTTTATGGATATATTTATTGCTATTTTTTCTGATTTAGTAAATTTTTTTTTAAGTGGATTATCATTATGATTTCTTAAAATCTGGACATTCTTAAGTAGATTTGCATCTAAATTTTTACTTAAAATCTTATAATTTTTAGAGACTAAATCTTCACCTTCAATTAGTATTTTTTCTATTGATTTACCATTAAAAGTTATAGTACCTTCATTAGAAACATCTAAACCTGGTAATTTTTTTATAACATCTTCTAATGATTCTTCGGTTTTATTAATAAAATTTGGTAAATTGTAAGTAATCGTATCTTTATCTACCTTAATTTTTCTTTTAGACTCAACTATTATTTCTTTTAATTTTTCTGTTTTTAAAGGCAATATAACATTTAGTTCAATTTCATTTTTTACAGCTATTTGTTTATAAAATTTTTGGTAACCTATACTTCTAATTTCAATGGAAATTGTATCATTTTTAGTTTTGAACTCAATGTTATACTTACCTAATTTATTGGTAATACCATAGCTATAATTACCATTATTATCTTTAATTAATATTGTAGCATTTAACAAAGGGTTTTGTAAACTATCTGTTACAAAACCCTCTATACTTTTTTTCTGACTAAACAAAGAAAAATTTATGAGTAGAAAAATGAAGAATACTCTTTTCATAAAACTTTAATCGACATATTCAATAAAACTCTTTTTTCTTAATTTTATAATAGCTGTTTCAGAACCTTTAGAATCTAAATGTTGCCCAATTGCTCTAGAATATTTTAAATTTCTTTGAATTTGATTTTCTTTCTCCTTTATAAACTCCTCATAATTATACCATTCTCTTTTTAAATTTGGGGTAATAAAAGTTTTTTTATAGGGATATTCAATTTTTTTAAATAAAAATAAGACTTCATTATTACT encodes:
- a CDS encoding carboxypeptidase-like regulatory domain-containing protein, which translates into the protein MKRVFFIFLLINFSLFSQKKSIEGFVTDSLQNPLLNATILIKDNNGNYSYGITNKLGKYNIEFKTKNDTISIEIRSIGYQKFYKQIAVKNEIELNVILPLKTEKLKEIIVESKRKIKVDKDTITYNLPNFINKTEESLEDVIKKLPGLDVSNEGTITFNGKSIEKILIEGEDLVSKNYKILSKNLDANLLKNVQILRNHNDNPLKKKFTKSEKIAINISIKDNKKNILFGTVKAGAGTSKRYNTTVNIGFLKKQIKLLQLSKLNNNGYLSNLTNTNVTSDEISLHIDENKSPLINIETNKNFSTKKGFLNDEEAVLNKSNSNSLTLSKKLSPSTTLRFLTFYNKDDIDFEKNSSSLFNIKENPVLIQENILGANTLKDFTTNMEVKFYNEGNWYLTFENEIKKQKNNWLENLSTDNNFNTLFKNKNNNEKLYVFNHFRATYRPSKYFILENYLYQTTSNLNETYFTTASRFNFDNGQPIHQTLNKNNNFLGWKSKVSFKKSKQIYSLNTLIEKENYFFNNHIKNTQNNTNLITNNVKQNIFNIGLQLNFEHNFNNYKKIKLEATTIYKTINDADTVINRYVFPNVKINYNFRLGKLGSFNFSYNYKYDLLNLNYFFNGFVLKDYRTLNEQIRQLEVANINTLGFSHNIQKLDKGFLTFTISSLSIFDKSLGSNSIINTNSSINNFIFFTK